The Candidatus Polarisedimenticolaceae bacterium genomic sequence GGCATCGAGGTCACGACCTACATCCCGGGCGTCGGCCACAACCTCCAGGAGCACTCGATCGTCATGATCCGCGGCGGCCGCGTGAAGGACCTTCCCGGCGTCCGCTATCACGTCATTCGCGGCACCCTCGACGCCATGGGCGTCGACGGCCGGAAACAGAGCCGGTCCAAGTACGGCGCCAAGCGGCCGAAGGCCTGAGGATTCACGATGCCTCGACGCGGTAACATCCCGAAGCGCGAGATCCTGCCGGATCCCGTCTATCAGTCTCCGCTCGTGACGCGGTTCATCAGCTGCCTCATGTACGACGGAAAGAAGTCGACCGCCGAGTCGATCTTCTACGGCGCGATGCAGTTCGTTCAGGAGCGCGGCAAGGACGATCCGGTCAAGATCTTCCGCAAGGCCGTCGACAACGTGAAGCCGATGCTGGAAGTGAAGTCACGCCGCGTCGGCGGCTCGAACTACCAGGTCCCGGTGGAGGTGCGGCCCGAACGGCGCACCGCGCTCGGGATCCGCTGGATCATCTCGTACTCGCGCGAGCGCTCCGAGAAGTCGATGCAGGAGAAGCTGGCGAACGAGATCTTGGACGCTTCCGCGCTCCGCGGCGGCGCGTTCAAGAAGAAGGAAGACACGCACAAGATGGCGGAGGCCAACAAAGCCTTCGCGCACTATCGGTGGTAGAAGTTCACAGTTAACAGTCGACAGTCGACAGCTAACTGTTGATCTAAATCGCGACCCGG encodes the following:
- the rpsL gene encoding 30S ribosomal protein S12, encoding MPTVSQLIRAGRDQQRSRTKSPALVRCPQKRGVCVRVYTSTPKKPNSALRKVARVRLTNGIEVTTYIPGVGHNLQEHSIVMIRGGRVKDLPGVRYHVIRGTLDAMGVDGRKQSRSKYGAKRPKA
- the rpsG gene encoding 30S ribosomal protein S7 — translated: MPRRGNIPKREILPDPVYQSPLVTRFISCLMYDGKKSTAESIFYGAMQFVQERGKDDPVKIFRKAVDNVKPMLEVKSRRVGGSNYQVPVEVRPERRTALGIRWIISYSRERSEKSMQEKLANEILDASALRGGAFKKKEDTHKMAEANKAFAHYRW